One genomic region from Argopecten irradians isolate NY unplaced genomic scaffold, Ai_NY scaffold_0040, whole genome shotgun sequence encodes:
- the LOC138311518 gene encoding uncharacterized protein, translating into MSAQNVEGSIAINNVRKTPTPKGVELNPTQTDQKIHNDEGAFNPPTLPTPVNYAVLCKYLQGYDSSKIEFLENGFKFGFKLQYKGTRAFRDSKNLKSALDNANILNEKMTKEISAGRIAGPFANPPFSDLQISPLGLVPKKEPHEFRLIHHLSYPEGSSINDGIASEDTYVKYQTVSDAIGLIKYFGKGALMAKTDIENAFRILPIHPHDYSLLGMKIGQNFYYDKVLPMGCSISCRLFEEFSTSLQWIVQHKLQGVGVAHILDDFLFVAPNNSDKCQTDLNNFLHLCKITGVPIKHSKTVQPCTTLTFLGIELDSVKMEARLPREKLDKIGNLLASFIRKKKVTLRELQSLIGLLNFACSVIAPGRPFLRRLIDLTKGLTKHYHHIRLTSEAKADIKAWQHFIQSYNGVTLFLPDIWESSTHLHFYTDASGLGFGAVLGTQWFFGEWPHVFNKYHITIKELFPIVLAVQLWGNALKNKCILFHCDNSAVVAVLNTHTSKEPTVMKLVRKLVLTSLRLNFMFCAEHIQGKRNVLADHLSRLQVDRFRLLAPHMDRDPTSIPDNLLTI; encoded by the coding sequence ATGAGGGTGCATTTAATCCTCCTACTttgcctactcctgtcaactaTGCCgtattatgcaaatatttacaGGGTTATGATTCTTCTAAAATAGAATTTTTGGAAAATGGATTTAAATTTGGATTTAAATTACAATACAAGGGAACAAGGGCATTCAGAGATTCGAAAAATTTGAAATCAGCTTTAGACAATGCTAACATTCTAAATGAGAAAATGACTAAAGAAATTTCAGCTGGTAGAATCGCAGGTCCATTTGCGAATCCACCTTTTTCAGATTTACAAATTTCCCCCTTAGGACTTGTTCCAAAAAAGGAACCTCATGAGTTTCGTCTAATCCATCACCTTTCCTATCCAGAGGGTAGCTCTATCAATGATGGTATAGCTTCAGAAGACACTTATGTGAAGTATCAGACTGTGTCTGATGCTATTGGTCTTATCAAATATTTCGGTAAAGGTGCCCTTATGGCTAAAACCGATATTGAAAATGCTTTCAGGATTTTACCAATCCACCCTCACGATTATAGTCTTTTAGGGATGAAAATTGGCCaaaatttttattatgataaagtCCTGCCTATGGGTTGCTCTATCTCATGTCGCTTGTTTGAGGAATTCAGCACATCTTTACAATGGATTGTACAACACAAACTACAAGGTGTGGGGGTGGCACACATTTTAGATGATTTCCTTTTTGTCGCCCCAAacaactctgacaaatgtcaaacagatttgaataattttttacATCTATGTAAAATCACGGGGGTCCCAATTAAGCACAGTAAAACTGTACAACCCTGTACTACCTTAACATTTCTCGGCATAGAGCTCGATAGTGTAAAAATGGAAGCTAGATTACCTAGAGAGAAACTAGATAAAATAGGCAATCTTTTAGCATCATTCATTCGGAAGAAAAAAGTAACATTACGAGAATTGCAATCACTGATTGGGTTACTAAATTTTGCATGTAGTGTGATTGCCCCTGGCCGTCCTTTCTTGCGCAGATTGATTGATCTGACAAAAGGTCTGACCAAACATTATCATCATATTCGTTTGACAAGTGAGGCAAAGGCTGACATTAAAGCCTGGCAACATTTCATTCAGTCCTACAATGGGGTGACTTTATTTCTGCCTGATATATGGGAGTCCTCCACCCATTTGCATTTTTACACTGATGCAAGCGGTTTAGGTTTTGGTGCTGTGTTGGGAACACAATGGTTTTTTGGGGAATGGCCCCATGTTTTCAACAAATACCATATTACCATTAAAGAACTTTTTCCAATAGTATTGGCTGTACAGCTATGGGGCAATGcccttaaaaataaatgcatTCTCTTCCACTGTGATAATTCAGCTGTAGTGGCAGTGCTTAACACGCACACAAGCAAAGAACCTACGGTCATGAAGTTAGTTAGGAAGCTAGTATTAACATCTCTTCGattaaattttatgttttgtgcTGAACATATACAAGGTAAACGTAATGTTTTGGCAGATCATCTGTCTCGTTTACAGGTAGACAGATTTCGGCTATTGGCTCCACACATGGACAGGGATCCGACTTCTATCCCGGACAACCTGTTAACCATCTAA